The sequence TATGTCTTGACGTTTACACACCTCGTCTTTGTATTTTTGCCATTGTATTGCTttacgttttatttgaaaatcacatTTCTGTTGAACAAGTCTACTTAGTAACGGCTTTTTATACAACAATAAGATTTTCTGTCAATATTTGTATGACTCTTGGTAAGACTGATCTGTTTGTTTCTCTAATAATTATATATGTCGATCTGAAAAAGACACCAGAAATGAATCTCTTTTAGAGAGATTTAtacataacaatattttaaatattaaatatctttCTATAAAACTATTTACACTTGTAGGCATGCAACGTTTAGCTAAATGTCTAGTATCCATCAAACGCATTCAAGAACTGTTAATGCGTAATGAAATTCAACATTCAATAActacaaattttgataaaaaaaacatcgaTCATAATAACGCAATTCAGATTTATAAAGCATTTGCAAAGTGGTCGCCCGACAATAAAAAAAGCACAATTCAGAACATCAGTCTTATAGTTCAACGTGGTTCACTTTCAGCAATTATAGGACAAGTAGGTGCGGGTAAAAGTAGTTTGCTCCAACTCTTACTGAATGAACTTCCACTTGAAAGTGGAAGTATTCAAGTATCAGGAAGAATAGTTTATGTAATTCAGGAACCTTGGGTATTTGCCTCTTCCATAAGGCAGAACATTCTTTTCGGTTTACCAATGAACAAGAAACGGTACCAAGAAGTAATTAAGGTTTGTCAATTGGAACAAGATTTTTCCATATTTCCATTTGGAGACAAGACGTTCATTGGAGAAAAAGGAATGACATTGAGTGGGGGTCAAAAGGCGAGGATCAATCTGGCAAGGGCAGTTTATGTTGATGCTGATACTTATCTTTTCGATGATCCCCTATCAGCTGTTGATAATTATGTAAGCCGAAGAATATTCAAAGAATGTATCTGTGAATACCTGAAGGAAAAGACGCGAATTTTGGTAACACATCAAGTTCAGTACTTAGAATCAATGGATCGAATATATATTCTGAACAATGGGTTAATGGAAATGGAAGGAAGCTACACTGAGTTATCGCATACTTCAGAATTAGATTGGGCCAAGGTACTACCACTTAAAGATAATGATAATAATCATAACGATAACGATGGTGATGAGATTAATAAGAAAATGAAGACTACAGATAGAGAAGATCGATTAAAATTACTCAGGAGAAACTCTGAGGATCCAGATCCAGAAGAGATTCCTGAACACCGAACAGTTGGAAAAACCTCAGGAACTGTTTACATGTCTTATTTCAAAGCTGCTGGGAGTATATGGATTTTACTCCTGGTGATATTACTGGGTGTACTTTGCCAAATTGTTGCCACATCTGGCGACATCTTTTTAGCCCGTTGGGTAAACACAGAACATGAGAGAGGAAATGGAACTTTATCATCCAGTTCTGACAATATGTGGTATATTCAGATATACACCCTTTTAAGTTTGACAGCTATAATTCTAATGCATGCCTATTATCTGGTTTTCTGCGAAATGTGTATGCGATCATCCCAGAATTTGCACAAACATATGTTCTTTAGCGTCATGCGGACGACAATGTCATTCTTCCATGATAATCCATTTGGAAGGATTTTAAATAGGTAATTGACAAAACCAATTTCCATCCTTTTCATAATTCTGATATACTGTTTTTCTACTTTTGGCTTACTGATGAACTAAACTCGAAGCTTTTGCTTAGGTTTTCAAAAGATATCGGAACTGTTGACAGAGGGATGCTGTTGATTATGATTTACGTCGCACAATCTTGTTTACAACTGGCGAGCGTTGTAGTCATCAATACTTCTGTTAATCCTTGGCTTTTAATACCTACCGTAATAGTTGGTTCAGTATTCTACTTAATGCGCAGTGTTTACATGAAAACAAGTAGCAGTCTCAAACGCTTGGAAGCTATACGTGAGGAATAATCATTGATTCTTAAGTAGATTTAGTTTCCAAATGCAAAACGCTTTAAAACAGACTTGTATTTACAGATCGATCGCCAATTTTCAGTCATGTCAGCGCTACACTCCAAGGTCTCACAACAATTAGAGccttgaaagttgaaaaaatacttaTACAAGAGTTTGACAATTACCAAAATCTTCACTCATCAGCTTGGTATCTCTTCTGTTCTTGCGTATCTGCCTTTCTTATCTATCTAAAGTTTGTTTCCTATCTCTATATAACTCTCGTCTTGTATCTTCTTGTATCTGTGCGTTACAATATTTCTTCAGGAGACGTGGGTTTAATCATAACACAATGCATTTTGCTTTCTGAAATGCTGGTCTGGGGTATTAAGGAAACTACTGAGTTGGAAATCCAAATGACATCTGTTGAAAGAATCCTGGAGTATAGTGACTTGGAGCAAGAAGCACTCTTAGAAACGAAACCAGAACAAAAACTATCTGCTCAGTGGCCCTCAGAAGGACGTGtagaatttaaagatatttctttaAGCTATAAACCTTCAGGAGCATTGGTActtaaaaacctgaattttttagTATTGCCAAAAGAAAAAATAGGTATCGTGGGAAGAACTGGAGCTGGAAAAAGTTCTTTGATTGCTGCCCTTTATCGATTAGCTTATATGAGAGGAGAAATTTATATAGATGGTGTAGCTACTGGTGACTTAGGTTTGCATGATGTTCGATCTAATCTAAGCATTATTCCGCAAGAACCTTTACTTTTTGCTGGAAGCCTCAGAAGAAATTTAGatccttttaataattattctgatGATGAATTATGGCAAGCGTTGTCAGAAGTGGAACTGAAAAGTTTCATTATGGATTTACATGCTGGACTTGATTCCAAAGTATCTGATGGTGGATCCAACTTCAGTGTTGGTCAACGACAGCTTCTTTGTTTGGCACGCGCCATtgtccgaaaaaataaaattctgatccTTGATGAAGCCACTGCCAATGTGGACTCTCAAACAGATAAGCTAATCCAAAAAACTATCAGGAGGAGGTTTGAAGGCTGTACAGTTTTCATCATTGCACATAGATTGAACACTGTAATGGACTGTGATAAATTTATCGTAATGGATTCTGGATTTATGGTGGTAAGTttagttcaagttttaatttttaagaatttgcccATTGCTAGATATTTAATACTTCTATGATATTATTAAAATAGTgtcttatacaataatttatcaTAGGAATTTGGCCACCCTTATGAGCTACTGAGAAAAAAAGAAGGGTACTTGTATAAGATGGTGTGTCAAAGTGGTCCTATAATGGCTGATATTCTAACAAAGAtggctgaaaatgtaaaattttattaatcttataaaaaaaaacaagtcctCATAAGACTATAGGGTctaatatattattgtttttccAGACTTGCCGTTGATTCATTTCTCACATTTATTTGCTTATCTGTCTCACAATCAGTATTACGTATTATTGAAATACTGTTATCTACTTCCAGCATTACACGCAAGGCCTATGAGCTGCAATTATGCACTACAAACTGTAATCAAGTCTTTacgggaaaataaatattttgaagtctaaAAAGTATTACACTTTTTTTTGCTATAACAAGTATTGTTTTCTGTTAATTGTAAtcttctattttttcaatattcataacCAGAGGTAATTGATAAAATACCGGCCTTGATCAGATATGAAGTTTCACTCTTTAATGGCAATATCATTCTGAGGAGTTACGTTAATATCCTTCTAAGGATAAGAATAAGCTCTTTTTACAAGACGCATGTACTTGAAATTATCATTTCACCACTTTTAACTTGAAATACAATGAACTGAATGAAAATAAATCAGCCAAAGAGTGAATACGAATATATCACACgaaaaagttttcagttttattacaaaatggaTAATAAAGAAACTGCTATCTCGTTCCGTGTTGCCAGATTACAATCATACAAGGCAATTAAACAGAAAATCAACCTTATACTGATCTTCTAGAATCTGATATCATAATCAGTAAAATGTCTATATGTACCCAGATGACAAAAACCGCCTTAATTTCAGATAGTTTTGGACAACTTCCAAATTGGCAAACACACGTCAGACCTGATAGATTTCCGATGATTTTGATAAAATCCGGATGGAAAGTGTACGTTGAACCGTGTTAAAGTCCGACAAGATCGGATAAAATTCGGATTCGAATTTCAAACTCGTGGACCGGACAAATTCCGGACTAGACCACATGAAACCCGGATGACAAAAACCGTCTTGGTTTCGGATAGTTTCGGACATCTTTCGGAGTCCGAAATTTTTCCGTAATTTTAAGCAGGGTACAcactttccaattttaaaaaacctctcctgtaaaattgacaaaattgaagATAGCTTCTTGTGCTTCTAGGGTCTCGAGTTGTTAAACATTGATGAATCCAAAAGCTGCTACTTGAAAACCCTTGtgattccaacaaaaaaaatggaaaagttcttTAATCATTGTTCTCTTTTGATTAGGTTTGCATGATGTACAATCTATGGGAGCGTGaattaattttgagatatttctAAGAGATGGCGCTACTTGTACTATATCACATCGTGGCATATCGTTACTATATGATAATGATCAGACTCGTGGTATGTCTGAGCAACCGTTCACTTCTTATGAAGATGCCAAAAAATGGGTCGTTTTTCCGACGTGGTATCCGTATGCTGCCAGAAAGATACTTTTCACTGGCAGTCTCAGATGACATTTGGATCTACTTCTTTCTTTGGCATGTGCCTTTATTAGAAATGAGACAATTTTAGTGCTGGATAAAGCTTCAGCCAACGTGGACTTATAACAGATGATCTGATGCAAACAGCTATTAGGAGTGTGTCAAAACTTGTCAAGTAGGCCacttttttatgggttgtgatttttcttcggggatgcgtgataagttagagtttcacataaataaaatggccctaaaaaatttttgcaaaattttcatttttcaagtcgttattgttatttaacttttttagcattgtcttcttaattaattttttttcttctgatcgGTACAAACAATTGccataatttttggcatgtttcgttaaatatgttcattttatcaaataaaaatcattttagaattgttgcataaatattgatgaaattagcaacaatttttactaacaaataaaattcgctctaacttctcaattgatttcaatcctGTAGTTGACTAATTAtgatagctcgtttaattacgaagattttcgtaaaaataaaattagggaaCCATTGCATtcctgtttataacaattgcataattataataaatggcgtaattatttaacaaattgtttaaaaaaatgcagaccGAGGTAtttcgagacgaatccagaggtgtttttacttttttatgattcttagattttttactttgaaatccatatctacgagCACGGAGCAACAGTGCATTGAACAACAAATActctaattgcttaaaaaatggattttaaaaaaaaaacaacaaaaaaatgcgtATCTAGATATGTTCGTGAGAAATGAAATGgcgcacttggtttttcgatccgatgcatactttgtttataacaattgaagaaatataacaaatggcgtaattgttcaAATTggtcaaatgatttttattttatagaatgaacatagaTAACCAAAGACGCAAAAAATTATGGGGattgtttgtaccgatcgggagaaaaaaattaattacgagaacaatgctaaaaaagttaaataacaataacgactcaaaaaatgaaaattttgcaaaaatgtgttaggaccattttatttatgttaaaatctaatttaccacgcattcccgaagaaaattcacaacccataaaaaagtggcccacttgacaaattttgacacagaATGTTTAAAGACTGTGTGGTTTTCGTAATTGTACATaggttaaaattaacaattttatctcTAAATGGCAAtcaatcagaaaaaaagtttctttgattcaaaaaaattaatattgattcaaaaaagttgtttcattCAAAGTAATGGTTCTTTTGTTCccatgaaaatttgtcttcaatttaaaatggctttttaatttttaacttattttttacttctttctGGTCCATAACTAAATTCATAGTTTAGAAAAccaacaaatatttgtatttctgttaagaaatttaaaagtaactaaaacattttttttaatagctgttttttcaaagttttgtggTTTCCACGGAATTTTAAcgactttaaaattactttcatgaACTCTTTACGAaagcctttttatttaaaaaaacgcaaaattaggctacaaaaatttcttattccaaattttattaactttacatacttttttatttattttttaaatcaaatttaagaacgaaattatataaaaagaaatatattatattgaaagaaaagtgaatcGATCAAAGTTTTcataaatctgaaatattaatagtattaaattatttgaacgaatttcattaattattgattgatttcaatattcagcaacaattaattaaaaatatattagaatagccaaaatttctttaattaaaaataaaatgatacgttacataaattttgtttaattaacaaattataaatgtttatacatttttttaatggtaatttttcgagctggaaaagggaagggaTAAGTATCGCATATTACCCctttttcaactcgaaaaattACCAATAAATGCTTCTTTCGACGATTTGATAACTATTGTTTTGAAGTGACCTTGAACATGTAATTTCCGAATATTTTAGAGATTATAGTCGCTACAtgttcaaaaatccaaaaaatcaaattcctGACGCTAAAATTTCCAGAATagagatattttgaaaatgaaaattctcgaaATAACAACATTCCCGAAATACAAAAtactctttttcaattattttcaattcaaattcgaacaaaaattgaaaataaatacctaGGACatacgaaaaaacaaaattattaaaatatttatctcatTTGGttctaacctaaaaagatgattttacaaaatatttcaaacaattactttgaaatattaaaaattcatcaaagtaaacaaacatacttttttaaaaatatttattaattttacattttaaaattgtattttgaagagAGGTGCTTTGCCAAACATGCTTGttacatttcatttataaattctgaacaaagttatcctaaattttaaaattttgattaatttttattatataagtagattattgagattaaaaaaaaagattaatcaaataaaatgtgGAAAATATCTCGGACctgaaatggttaattttttggCAACCACCCTTAGGGATCGTACTAAAATTATGTacgtaatttttctaaatacgcAAACATTTTCTCCTGaagatgatctttttagttataaattttattaattggtggaaaatttgaaattttccacaaaaagaaattatattttgttgcaattcaaactgctttgtttaaaaattcgtcttattgcaTTAAAAACTCAACACTTTTCGTAGAACATAaaccttttgtttaattttttattttgttgctgaaatatttgtcaactgaaatattttttgcattaaaactattttttttctgaaaatttgtctttttgatttaaaaactcatcttttttagtagaaatattagatctttcttggacaaaaatgcaacggttttcttgaaaattcaactacttcctaaaaaatttaattttttttaaaattcttatttttaatttgaaaagtcaatctaattctttttggatgaaaattcaactgtttttcatttagtctatttcagcagaatttttatttttcttagaccaaaatacaaatgtttctttgaaaatttaacaatcttgttaaaaagtcatactttaaaaaaaattgactattttagctgcaaatttacaattcttattttggtgttggataaattgaactggaatctcctttaaataataatttaattatttttaaaggtttttctcAAACTCATCTGTTTcagatgaaatttcatcttttgtgaataaaaatgcaactgtttgtttaaaattaaactcttgtttttaaatattgtctttgattttaaaattcaaatgctcTAGCCGTAAttattttcgcagaaaatttactttttgtttagaattcatatttttgtgttgaaaaatgaactgaaatcttattTGGATTAGAGTTaaatttgaaagagaaaattagttgcttttattgaaaatttatctgttttactactaatttcatctttcttaggtaaaaatgcaacctttttgatggaaaatttaaccagtttgttaaaaaataatccttttttgttgaaaaaattcgtcactttggatggaaaattcctgttttttcgtagacaattttttttttattcatattt is a genomic window of Belonocnema kinseyi isolate 2016_QV_RU_SX_M_011 chromosome 8, B_treatae_v1, whole genome shotgun sequence containing:
- the LOC117177983 gene encoding multidrug resistance-associated protein 4-like isoform X2, translating into MDNKERQQQENNPEEGASFLSILSFAQTLGNLISKIWNEEEEKCKEENLRKPSLLRVLLRCFGKELIVMGLLQGFNELFIRIFQVVLFSKILQCLNDTEVYYWASGFAVCLILSCFMECLSNQSVTKMEMKFKISCSALIYRKCLKLTRSSVENSDVTVGQVVNVLSNDINNFHDSFFGFHYLWIAPIQVAIITIILYQKLNISCFAGTLIIFLLILLQGHIGKWIKHLTYKLSLRTDKRVSLMEEIVSGVQVIKMYAWEKSFADLVDKARAKEINVIRKISFIDALTVCLDVYTPRLCIFAIVLLYVLFENHISVEQVYLVTAFYTTIRFSVNICMTLGMQRLAKCLVSIKRIQELLMRNEIQHSITTNFDKKNIDHNNAIQIYKAFAKWSPDNKKSTIQNISLIVQRGSLSAIIGQVGAGKSSLLQLLLNELPLESGSIQVSGRIVYVIQEPWVFASSIRQNILFGLPMNKKRYQEVIKVCQLEQDFSIFPFGDKTFIGEKGMTLSGGQKARINLARAVYVDADTYLFDDPLSAVDNYVSRRIFKECICEYLKEKTRILVTHQVQYLESMDRIYILNNGLMEMEGSYTELSHTSELDWAKVLPLKDNDNNHNDNDGDEINKKMKTTDREDRLKLLRRNSEDPDPEEIPEHRTVGKTSGTVYMSYFKAAGSIWILLLVILLGVLCQIVATSGDIFLARWVNTEHERGNGTLSSSSDNMWYIQIYTLLSLTAIILMHAYYLVFCEMCMRSSQNLHKHMFFSVMRTTMSFFHDNPFGRILNRFSKDIGTVDRGMLLIMIYVAQSCLQLASVVVINTSVNPWLLIPTVIVGSVFYLMRSVYMKTSSSLKRLEAIHRSPIFSHVSATLQGLTTIRALKVEKILIQEFDNYQNLHSSAWYLFCSCVSAFLIYLKFVSYLYITLVLYLLVSVRYNISSGDVGLIITQCILLSEMLVWGIKETTELEIQMTSVERILEYSDLEQEALLETKPEQKLSAQWPSEGRVEFKDISLSYKPSGALVLKNLNFLVLPKEKIGIVGRTGAGKSSLIAALYRLAYMRGEIYIDGVATGDLGLHDVRSNLSIIPQEPLLFAGSLRRNLDPFNNYSDDELWQALSEVELKSFIMDLHAGLDSKVSDGGSNFSVGQRQLLCLARAIVRKNKILILDEATANVDSQTDKLIQKTIRRRFEGCTVFIIAHRLNTVMDCDKFIVMDSGFMVEFGHPYELLRKKEGYLYKMVCQSGPIMADILTKMAENTCR
- the LOC117177983 gene encoding multidrug resistance-associated protein 4-like isoform X3, yielding MEEIVSGVQVIKMYAWEKSFADLVDKARAKEINVIRKISFIDALTVCLDVYTPRLCIFAIVLLYVLFENHISVEQVYLVTAFYTTIRFSVNICMTLGMQRLAKCLVSIKRIQELLMRNEIQHSITTNFDKKNIDHNNAIQIYKAFAKWSPDNKKSTIQNISLIVQRGSLSAIIGQVGAGKSSLLQLLLNELPLESGSIQVSGRIVYVIQEPWVFASSIRQNILFGLPMNKKRYQEVIKVCQLEQDFSIFPFGDKTFIGEKGMTLSGGQKARINLARAVYVDADTYLFDDPLSAVDNYVSRRIFKECICEYLKEKTRILVTHQVQYLESMDRIYILNNGLMEMEGSYTELSHTSELDWAKVLPLKDNDNNHNDNDGDEINKKMKTTDREDRLKLLRRNSEDPDPEEIPEHRTVGKTSGTVYMSYFKAAGSIWILLLVILLGVLCQIVATSGDIFLARWVNTEHERGNGTLSSSSDNMWYIQIYTLLSLTAIILMHAYYLVFCEMCMRSSQNLHKHMFFSVMRTTMSFFHDNPFGRILNRFSKDIGTVDRGMLLIMIYVAQSCLQLASVVVINTSVNPWLLIPTVIVGSVFYLMRSVYMKTSSSLKRLEAIHRSPIFSHVSATLQGLTTIRALKVEKILIQEFDNYQNLHSSAWYLFCSCVSAFLIYLKFVSYLYITLVLYLLVSVRYNISSGDVGLIITQCILLSEMLVWGIKETTELEIQMTSVERILEYSDLEQEALLETKPEQKLSAQWPSEGRVEFKDISLSYKPSGALVLKNLNFLVLPKEKIGIVGRTGAGKSSLIAALYRLAYMRGEIYIDGVATGDLGLHDVRSNLSIIPQEPLLFAGSLRRNLDPFNNYSDDELWQALSEVELKSFIMDLHAGLDSKVSDGGSNFSVGQRQLLCLARAIVRKNKILILDEATANVDSQTDKLIQKTIRRRFEGCTVFIIAHRLNTVMDCDKFIVMDSGFMVEFGHPYELLRKKEGYLYKMVCQSGPIMADILTKMAENTCR
- the LOC117177983 gene encoding multidrug resistance-associated protein 4-like isoform X1, yielding MDNKERQQQENNPEEGASFLSILSFAWLYKIFRLRYERDLEISNLYNCLKQHSSQTLGNLISKIWNEEEEKCKEENLRKPSLLRVLLRCFGKELIVMGLLQGFNELFIRIFQVVLFSKILQCLNDTEVYYWASGFAVCLILSCFMECLSNQSVTKMEMKFKISCSALIYRKCLKLTRSSVENSDVTVGQVVNVLSNDINNFHDSFFGFHYLWIAPIQVAIITIILYQKLNISCFAGTLIIFLLILLQGHIGKWIKHLTYKLSLRTDKRVSLMEEIVSGVQVIKMYAWEKSFADLVDKARAKEINVIRKISFIDALTVCLDVYTPRLCIFAIVLLYVLFENHISVEQVYLVTAFYTTIRFSVNICMTLGMQRLAKCLVSIKRIQELLMRNEIQHSITTNFDKKNIDHNNAIQIYKAFAKWSPDNKKSTIQNISLIVQRGSLSAIIGQVGAGKSSLLQLLLNELPLESGSIQVSGRIVYVIQEPWVFASSIRQNILFGLPMNKKRYQEVIKVCQLEQDFSIFPFGDKTFIGEKGMTLSGGQKARINLARAVYVDADTYLFDDPLSAVDNYVSRRIFKECICEYLKEKTRILVTHQVQYLESMDRIYILNNGLMEMEGSYTELSHTSELDWAKVLPLKDNDNNHNDNDGDEINKKMKTTDREDRLKLLRRNSEDPDPEEIPEHRTVGKTSGTVYMSYFKAAGSIWILLLVILLGVLCQIVATSGDIFLARWVNTEHERGNGTLSSSSDNMWYIQIYTLLSLTAIILMHAYYLVFCEMCMRSSQNLHKHMFFSVMRTTMSFFHDNPFGRILNRFSKDIGTVDRGMLLIMIYVAQSCLQLASVVVINTSVNPWLLIPTVIVGSVFYLMRSVYMKTSSSLKRLEAIHRSPIFSHVSATLQGLTTIRALKVEKILIQEFDNYQNLHSSAWYLFCSCVSAFLIYLKFVSYLYITLVLYLLVSVRYNISSGDVGLIITQCILLSEMLVWGIKETTELEIQMTSVERILEYSDLEQEALLETKPEQKLSAQWPSEGRVEFKDISLSYKPSGALVLKNLNFLVLPKEKIGIVGRTGAGKSSLIAALYRLAYMRGEIYIDGVATGDLGLHDVRSNLSIIPQEPLLFAGSLRRNLDPFNNYSDDELWQALSEVELKSFIMDLHAGLDSKVSDGGSNFSVGQRQLLCLARAIVRKNKILILDEATANVDSQTDKLIQKTIRRRFEGCTVFIIAHRLNTVMDCDKFIVMDSGFMVEFGHPYELLRKKEGYLYKMVCQSGPIMADILTKMAENTCR